In Microvirga sp. 17 mud 1-3, the genomic window ATTTTCTGTCGCCCGACACAAGACGAGGAGCATCGGAATGCTTAGCCTGCGCAAGACGGCACTGTGGCTCGGCCTGGTCGGCTCGGTGTCTCTGGCCTCCCTGTCCGCCTTCGCGGCGGAAAAAGAGATCGGCCTGCCGCAGCCGGCGCTTCCGCTCCCCGCCATCGAGCCCGCGGAGCCGTCCTTCGCGGATGTGACGGTCCCGGCCGCCCCCCGCGACGTCGCCCTCCCCGAGCCGCCCCCGGCCGCTCCCGTCGTCCTCGACACCGCCGAGACGGTCGCGCCCCTTCCGGAAATCCCGCTCCCGGATCCGGCGCCCGTCCTGGCGACCGCCCGTGCGGACTGGCTGCGGGTCGCCCTGGAGGAGCGGCTGGCCTCCGACACGCTCCTGCGTGACCTGCGCCTGAGGCAGGCCGACAGGGAGTCCCTGTCGGCTTTCTACGCGAAGGCCGAGCATCCCCTGGCCTTCGTCCGCGACGGCGCTTTCACGGCGGCCGCGCGGGCAGCCGTCACACGCCTGAAGGCCGCCGACGAGGACGGGCTCGACCCGACCGATTATCCGGTGCCGGACCTACGCCTCGCCCGTGAGGCCTCGCCGGCGCAATGGGCGGAGGCGGACCTGAAACTGGCTGCCGCCGTCATCCGCTATGCCCGCGACGCGCGGGGCGGGCGCCTCGACCCCTCGCGGATCTCTCCGCTCATCACGCCGAAGCTCGACCTGCCCGAGGCCGCCGAAGTGCTGGCCCAGGTAGCGAACGCGGCCGACGCGAATGCGGCGCTCGAAGCCTACAACCCGCCCCATGAGGGCTATCGGGCCCTGAAGGAGAAGCTCGCCAAGCTCCGCGCCAGTCATCCCTCCTCACCGCCGCGCCTGAAGGTGCCGAAGGGGCCGACCCTGCGGGTAGGCATGCGTGACGAGCGCGTGCCGCTGATCCGGGCGCGCTTCAACCTCGCCAAGGAGCCGGAGGACAGGACCGTCTACGACGATCGCCTCGCCTCCGCGGTTGCGGCCTTCCAGAAGGAGAAGGGCCTGGCGGACGACGGCGTGCTCGGCCCGGCAACCCTCGCGGCCCTTTCGGGCCCCTCCGTGGCTCACATGGAGAGCGAGATCATCGCCAACATGGAGCGCTGGCGCTGGCTGCCGAGCGATCTCGGTGAGCGCCACATCATGGTGAACGTGCCGGAATTCCGCCTGCGGCTCGTGGACGGCGATTCCATCATTCACCAGACAAGGGTGATCGTCGGCAAGGAGAAGTCCCAGACGCCGATCTTCTCCGAGAA contains:
- a CDS encoding murein L,D-transpeptidase, with the protein product MLSLRKTALWLGLVGSVSLASLSAFAAEKEIGLPQPALPLPAIEPAEPSFADVTVPAAPRDVALPEPPPAAPVVLDTAETVAPLPEIPLPDPAPVLATARADWLRVALEERLASDTLLRDLRLRQADRESLSAFYAKAEHPLAFVRDGAFTAAARAAVTRLKAADEDGLDPTDYPVPDLRLAREASPAQWAEADLKLAAAVIRYARDARGGRLDPSRISPLITPKLDLPEAAEVLAQVANAADANAALEAYNPPHEGYRALKEKLAKLRASHPSSPPRLKVPKGPTLRVGMRDERVPLIRARFNLAKEPEDRTVYDDRLASAVAAFQKEKGLADDGVLGPATLAALSGPSVAHMESEIIANMERWRWLPSDLGERHIMVNVPEFRLRLVDGDSIIHQTRVIVGKEKSQTPIFSENMKYLVVNPSWTVPPSILKKEFLPALANDPYYAAKKGYKVIRKGNRITVQQPPGERNALGYIKFMFPNQHAVYLHDTPNRNLFGAGKRAFSHGCVRVDQPFQLAEEVLGEKWSEARLKGLIGKGERYLNLSRPLPVHLTYFTLSVDEKGEVKTFNDLYGFDLKVREALGLRS